One genomic window of Candidatus Kuenenia stuttgartiensis includes the following:
- the purL gene encoding phosphoribosylformylglycinamidine synthase subunit PurL — translation MHSRIEVFLKDEYADPLGKNVISEIETFGLAKVKSVRVRQVYIFFGKLTENELDTIAKKLLADSVTQHYLCTSDSSRQTPHEHFHIIEVSRKPGVMDPVEQSVIKALRDINISVDGVKTAHKYMIDASVPAEAIPVIAAKVLANTNIEDVFIYPEIPKYRQTVFSAPFKKKTISLINAQDVQLEKISAEGQLSLNIHEMRAIQQHYTTLRREPTDIELETIAQTWSEHCVHKTMKGRINFNGKIIDNLLKNTVMKATEELNAPWCVSVFKDNAGIIEFDEEYNVCFKVETHNHPSAIEPYGGANTGIGGVIRDIMGTGLGAKPILNTDVFCFGMPDTPPEKIPKGALHPKKVFKGVVAGVRDYGNRMGIPTVNGAIYFDERYIGNPIVFCGTAGIIPKNMCQKESRPDDLIVVVGGRTGRDGIHGATFSSAELNEQSEHMSGGAVQIGNAITEKMTLDTLLQARDRGLYNCITDCGAGGLSSAVGEMGQYTGACVYLEKVPLKYEGLSYAEIWISESQERMVLSVPKEKEMEIITLFNAENVEATVIGHFTGDNMLRLYYQSEMVGELEMDFLHNGLPRLEREAIWNAPGFEEPSLPEKENYGTDLKKLLSEWNICSKEWVIRQYDHEVQGGSVLKPLQGVQNDGPGDASIIKPVLWRNKGIIVSNGMNPRYGDIDPYHMAASAIDEALRQIISVGGNLKRVALLDNFCWGNTNKPDRLGSLVMAAQACYDIAVAYGTPFISGKDSLNNEFITETETIVIPPTLLISAISVLDDVRNAVSMNAKEPGNLIYLVGVTRNELGGSHYYYIHGHKGKNVPVVNAFSGKKTMNTLSIATAHGIVRSCHDCSEGGLAVAAAEMAFAGGCGMELNLSQAVVEGEITRNDTILFSETNTRFLVEVKPEHKIEFEAVMKDVPHGLLGKVRQEPCLKIIGLNNITIIEEDIYALKEAWQSPLRW, via the coding sequence AAGTTTTTTTAAAGGATGAATATGCAGACCCGCTTGGGAAAAATGTTATATCAGAAATAGAAACCTTTGGTTTAGCGAAAGTAAAAAGCGTCAGAGTCCGGCAGGTCTATATCTTTTTCGGAAAACTGACTGAGAATGAATTAGACACTATTGCCAAAAAGCTTTTGGCAGATTCAGTCACGCAACATTACCTATGCACATCAGATTCTTCTCGTCAAACCCCTCACGAACACTTCCATATTATAGAAGTAAGCCGTAAACCCGGCGTTATGGACCCTGTTGAACAATCGGTTATAAAAGCGCTTCGGGATATTAATATTTCAGTTGACGGCGTTAAAACCGCCCATAAATATATGATTGACGCTTCTGTACCTGCAGAGGCGATACCTGTGATTGCAGCAAAGGTTTTGGCAAATACCAATATAGAAGACGTATTTATCTATCCTGAAATACCCAAATACCGGCAAACGGTTTTTAGCGCACCTTTTAAAAAGAAAACCATATCACTTATAAATGCACAAGACGTCCAATTGGAAAAAATAAGCGCAGAAGGCCAATTGTCGCTAAACATCCATGAGATGCGTGCAATTCAACAACATTATACCACTCTGAGGCGTGAACCAACGGACATTGAATTAGAAACCATTGCGCAAACATGGTCTGAACATTGTGTGCATAAGACCATGAAAGGACGTATCAATTTTAACGGAAAAATAATCGACAACTTACTGAAAAATACTGTGATGAAGGCTACGGAGGAATTGAATGCCCCTTGGTGCGTTTCCGTGTTTAAAGACAATGCGGGTATTATTGAATTTGACGAGGAATACAATGTCTGCTTTAAGGTGGAGACCCACAATCACCCTTCTGCAATAGAACCGTACGGAGGCGCCAATACCGGCATTGGCGGGGTAATTCGGGACATTATGGGCACGGGCCTGGGGGCAAAACCGATCCTGAATACCGATGTGTTTTGCTTTGGGATGCCAGATACGCCGCCTGAGAAGATTCCTAAAGGCGCTTTGCATCCAAAGAAGGTTTTTAAAGGTGTTGTTGCAGGGGTAAGAGACTATGGCAATCGCATGGGGATACCCACGGTGAACGGCGCCATTTATTTTGATGAACGGTATATCGGGAACCCCATTGTTTTCTGCGGTACGGCAGGCATTATCCCAAAGAATATGTGCCAGAAAGAATCCCGGCCTGATGATCTTATCGTTGTTGTGGGCGGGCGAACCGGGCGTGATGGCATTCATGGCGCAACGTTTTCTTCGGCAGAGTTGAATGAGCAGTCAGAACACATGTCAGGCGGCGCTGTCCAGATTGGCAATGCAATAACGGAGAAGATGACACTTGATACGCTGTTGCAGGCGCGCGACAGGGGATTGTACAACTGTATTACCGATTGCGGTGCGGGTGGATTATCTTCCGCTGTGGGCGAAATGGGACAGTATACAGGGGCTTGTGTTTATCTGGAGAAGGTTCCGCTGAAATATGAAGGGCTTTCCTACGCTGAAATATGGATTTCCGAGTCGCAGGAGCGCATGGTTCTTTCCGTTCCAAAAGAAAAGGAAATGGAGATTATTACCTTATTTAATGCAGAAAATGTTGAAGCGACAGTTATTGGGCACTTCACCGGCGACAACATGCTTCGGTTGTATTATCAGTCGGAAATGGTCGGCGAGCTGGAAATGGATTTCCTCCACAATGGCTTGCCACGATTAGAACGGGAAGCAATATGGAACGCGCCCGGTTTTGAAGAACCATCCCTCCCCGAAAAAGAAAATTATGGAACTGATTTAAAGAAACTACTTTCTGAATGGAATATTTGCAGCAAGGAATGGGTAATCCGGCAGTATGACCATGAAGTGCAGGGTGGAAGCGTTCTGAAACCGCTTCAGGGTGTGCAGAATGACGGGCCTGGTGATGCAAGTATTATTAAGCCGGTACTGTGGCGAAACAAGGGCATTATTGTATCAAATGGCATGAACCCCCGCTATGGCGATATTGACCCCTATCATATGGCCGCATCTGCCATTGACGAGGCATTACGCCAGATTATCTCCGTTGGCGGAAATTTAAAGCGCGTTGCCTTGCTGGATAATTTTTGCTGGGGCAACACAAATAAACCCGACCGCCTTGGAAGCCTTGTCATGGCTGCACAGGCTTGTTACGATATTGCCGTGGCTTACGGGACGCCGTTTATTTCCGGAAAGGATAGTTTGAATAATGAATTTATTACAGAGACGGAAACAATTGTTATACCGCCTACGCTTCTCATATCTGCGATTTCCGTTTTGGATGATGTAAGGAATGCCGTATCCATGAATGCAAAGGAACCGGGAAATTTAATATATCTCGTCGGCGTGACCCGTAATGAATTAGGCGGTTCGCATTATTACTATATTCATGGGCATAAAGGGAAAAATGTGCCGGTGGTGAATGCTTTTTCAGGAAAAAAAACCATGAATACCCTGTCGATAGCAACAGCCCATGGCATTGTGCGGTCGTGCCATGATTGCTCGGAAGGCGGATTGGCCGTTGCAGCGGCAGAGATGGCATTTGCCGGAGGCTGTGGGATGGAACTTAATCTTTCTCAGGCAGTTGTCGAGGGCGAAATAACAAGAAATGACACGATCCTTTTCTCTGAAACCAACACGCGATTCCTTGTTGAGGTTAAGCCGGAACATAAAATAGAATTTGAGGCAGTGATGAAAGACGTACCCCACGGTTTATTGGGCAAAGTAAGACAGGAACCCTGTCTGAAAATTATCGGTTTAAACAATATCACTATCATAGAAGAAGACATTTATGCCTTGAAAGAAGCATGGCAGTCTCCGCTTCGATGGTAA